The DNA sequence TTTTCTGAAATTTCTTTTATTGTAACTTTTCTTTTATTATAATTTAATGATAAATATGCCATAGCTCTTATCCCGTATTTACTTTTAGTAGATATAAACATTATTTTATCTCCTTTTTAATCATACTAAATTAATATGATTACTATGTTAATAAAAGTGTACTGTTTTTTACAAGTTTTGTCAACTTCTTTTTGCGATTTTAATTTTATATCTCTATACTCTCATCATTTCCTCCAACTACATCTTCTAACTTTTGTAAAAATATAATGCCTTTTCCTTCTTGCTCTATGTCTATTCCCTCATTTTTCAGTACTCCCACTAATCTTTGAGCGTATTCTTTATCTTCTGTTATTCCAATTAATATCTTTGAAGATATATTTTTATCACTAAACAGAGCAAAACTATTTAAAAAAGGTATATCAAAAAACATTTTTCTAATTCCATATGTTGAATCTATTATTGTTGGATTAACTAATCCAGTTTCTATAGCTAATTCCATTACTTTATCAAATTCTATCACTTTATTTATTATTATTGTAGCCAAATATTTATCTTTTTGCTCTTTAGTTTTTACAATTTCGACTTTTTCAAAATCAGATATAAGCTTTATTACATCTTCTGGTACATCTGAATTTATCAATGATTTTTTTATCTCCTCTTTACTTAAAAATCTTGCTATTTTTGCCATAATATTTAAATAAGTTTTGCTATCTTTTCCTACACCTATACAAAATATTAGATTTACTTTTTTATTAAATCCACCATATTTTATTCCATCTTTTGATATTATAACCACAATAAAATCTTTTTTTACAATATCACTTTTAATATGAGGCATTCCTATACCTTTTGCTATTTCTGTACTCATTTGATTTTCTCTTTCCCAAATTTCTTTCAAAAAAACATCTTTATCCTCAATATATCCCTTTGATAATACCAATCCTGCTATTTTTTCAAAAAGTTCTTCTTTATCTGTTATTTTACATTTTGTTATTATTAACTCTTTATTTATTATATTCTTTAAAACCCCCATTATTTTTCCTCCTCCTTTATCTTTTTCCATCCAATTATGATTTCCAAAACATTTAAATCTCCAATAACTTCCCTATTTTCATTCATCACAGGTAATTCCTGCACATCAAATTTATACATTATTTTTACTGCTGTATCTAAACTATCTTTATCACTAATCCCTATATAATCTGTTTCCATAATATCATCAACTATATTTGCAGAAGCAAATTTTGACAATGAATAAAAATTTTCATTCCCACTTTTCAGATAAAAATCGCTATCTATCATATCGATTAATAATCTTTTTACTGCCTTTTTTAATGTAATATAACCTACCATCTCTTTTTTTGAATTTATAACATATATTGTTCTATTTATTTTATTATCCAAAAATAAATTTGCTACCTCTTCAATCTTTTTTCCCTTTTCTACTATTAATGGTTTTGTAATTTTATTTCTAACATCTTTTATTTTTATAGTTTTCATAGTTTCCTCCTTAATTTTTAAATGCAGCCTTTAACATAAATGGCGTAGTTATTGCCGATACTATTACCATTAATACTACAGCTCCAAATACTGTATCTCCGATTATATGTTTAGCCATTGCCATATTTGCCACTACAAGAGCCACTTCCCCTCTTGGAACTAATCCTATTCCTATTGCAACACTCCTTTTTATATTAAATCCACTAAATTTTGCTCCTAAACTACCTCCAACTATTTTACTAATCATTGCAACTAAAACAAAAATTAGTGCGAAATACAAATTGAATTTTCCATTTCTTAAATTAGTTGTTAATCCTATATTTATAAAAAACATTGGAACAAAAATAGATTGTCCTATCTCTTTTATCCCTTGATCAACTTTATTTTTAGATTTTGTCTGTCCAATAGCTAATCCTGCAAAATATGAACCTGTTATTGCAGCCATTCCACTTATTTTAGCTCCCCAAGAATAGAGAAAGGACAATGCCAACCCCATTGAAACTTCTGTATCTTCAGAAGATGATTTCCTTGAATATTCAAAAACTTTATTTAATACAAAGAATGCAATAAAACTAGCTATCGCAACATATATCACCATATCTCCTAATATGCCCATTGCATTTTTATCTCCCTGTCCTAAAAAACTAAATATAAAAGTTAATAATATTATCCCAATAACATCATCTAAAATTGCAGCTCCCATAATATTCATACCTTCTACAGTCCTAAATTTTTTCATATCCAATAAAGTCATCACTGTAACACTTACACTGGTAGCCGTCATTATTACTCCTATTACCAGCACTTCATTTAATGGCATATGAAAAGCTTTTGCTAATAATATTCCACTTATAAACGGTACTATAACCCCATTTGTAGATATAATAAGAGCACTTTTTCCTGATTTTTTCATACCTTCCATATCGGTTTCTAATCCTGCTTCAAATAACAGAAGTATTACTCCTATTTCAGAGAAAAACTCTATTATTACATTGGTTTTAATAAGATCAAACCCCGTTGGTCCTATTAGTAATCCAATTAAAAGCATTCCTACAACTGGAGGTTGCTTATATTTTGTTGATATTCCAGAAAAGATTTTTGCTAAAATTATTATTATTGCAACGTGTGCTAATAAATGCTGTGAAATTTCCATTTTTACCCCCTTTTTTTATTTTTTCCTATATTAAATTCTTCCATATAATTATTCAAAAGTCAAACTTTAATTTTAAATAGAAAAATAAGCTATATAACTATTATAAGTTATATAGCTTATTTTCTTATCCTAAATTTATCTTTCCGTTTCCTATTTCTATTCCTACTCCACCATTATCTAAAGTTAATTTATCATCTTTCATTTTTATTGCACTTCCACCAGTTGTGATATTTACTTTTTTATCATCCATAGTTATTGTGCTATCTTTATTATTTATTCCTATTTTACCATCTTTTAAAATTATCTCTTTTTCTCCTTTTGTTAATCCCACACTTTCTTCTGTTATTTCTACATAACTTTCATCATCTTTTCCTGTTATTTTTATTGATTTAGAATCAAATCTAACCTCTTTTCCAAAACTTGTTCTGATTATTTTTACATCTGGGTCGTTGTCTATATCTTCAGTTTTACTACTTACATTTCTTATACTTACTTCTCCTGCTTCAGCTCCAAAATGGACTTCTACTAATGTATCTTCTTCTGGTGTGAAATATGTACCTGTATACATTCTTTCTATTGGATAATAGTAACTCTTGCTTTCGTCATATTCATTTTCCATTTCTGTATATTCTATTTGTGCTTTATGTTGTTTTGATACTTTTTTTATTGTCCCTTTTAATGTTAGTCCTGTTATACTTTCTTCTCTTTTTACTACTCCTATATTAAATTCATCTCGTCTTACAAATACTAAATCTGATTTTAATACTCCGCTTTCTTTGTATATCCTGTTTTTTATTAATAATAGCGAATCTTGTTTCCCTGTATTTACATCAATATTTATATTATATGGATTACCTATTGAAAACAGTTCTTCTCCTTTTATTTGAGGATATCCTTTTAATTTGTAACTATTTTCTATTGCTCTTTTTTTCATCTTTCTACTTAATAATAAATTCTTATTATCTATTGTTTTTTGACTACTTCCAAATTCTCCTATTGCTATTCCTGCTACTGTTTTGGGATTTTTACCTTTACTATCATCCACTATTATTAAATCATTCTCTCTTCTTACTATTCTCTTTAAAAAATCCCAATCACTTTCTTTATATTGCACTTCTACTGGGTTTAATTCTGTTATTAACTCTTGTTTGTCTATATGACTATTAAATCCAAATGAGTATTTATTTTGATAAGTTTCATTTAATTTACTTATTACATCTTCATATTTTGTACCAAGATTATGATATACTCTGTTTCTTTTTTCTTTTTCTAATTCTTTGCTTAAGGAATAACTTTTTATTTTTACCTTACAACTATTTTGCTCTATTTCCATAGAATGTTCATAAATTAATCCTCTAAATATAGGCTTATTATCATCTCCATATAATATTTCTATTCCTTGCTTTTCTACATTTAGAAATCTAGTTACTTCATCTGTATCTTCTCCTGCTATTATCCCTTCTATTTCTGCTACTGTGTGTTCATTTACTTCTTTTATTATTTCTAAATTTAATAAATTAACATATTTTATACCTTTTATTTTTACTTGATAATCCATAAATCCTTTGCCTAAATCTTCTTTTTTCTCTTTTGGTTTTTCTATTAAATCTATCCCTAAGTATCCTTCCATATAGTTGCTTATTGTTAAATAATCATCTAAATTATTTCCGTAATAATAACGTAAATTACGGTCCATTAAGATAAGATTATCCCCATAATATTTGCAGCCTGTATCTCTATTTATTTTATCTTTTACTAGACTTTCTTCTTTATCTTTTCCTTTATATGTTCCGCTTATATCTTTTCCATCTGCTGTTACTTTAGAATTTTTTCCTATATTACGAATGTTATAATACTTATCTTTATATCCCAAACTTGAATACAGCTCATAATCATTATTCGGTTTCTCTCTTTCTATATTTAAAAGATACTTTGATGGTGTTGTTATTTTTAGTGTTATCTCTTTCTCCTTAGTATCTATCCCTAATTTTTCATTATAAATTATTACTTTCTTTTCATCTTCTTCAAAGCCTAATTTTAATTTTACTTCTCCTTTTTTAACTTCTAATTTTATTAATTCATCTATTTTATATCTTCTAAGTTCATCTTCTAATTGCTCTATTGAGTTTATTATTTTATATTTATTTAAATATTTTTCTATTAATTCTTTTTTCAATTTATCTTCTTTGGAAAAATATTTATCTGTTCTTTGTTTTCTTTCTGGTAATTCTTTATATAATTTTTCACCTAACTCTTTCAATAGCACATCTCTTAAAAAGGCTGTATTTTCTTTATAATAGATTGCATAAAATAACTTTTCTTTTAATTCTTCATTATCCTTTATTCCTATATATTTTAATAATCCTTTTATATATGACTGTAAATAATCTTTATTTACTATTTCCATTATATCTTCTTCTTTTGCTATATGATCATATATACTCTTTCCACCTCTATTCTTTTCTTCTGTTTTTATATGTGGATAAAACATTGTTAATCCGTGATAAGCTCCTGCATCTAAATGGTTTGCTTCTTTTTCTTTTAACACTTTTAATAAATTCCCTACATATATCCCTTTATTTTCCTCTTTTAAATTTTTATCTACTAAATATCTTTTTCCTACATGTTTAAATACTGTTCCTGTCACATCTTTTGATATTGAGTATGCTATTAAATTTATATCTTTATTATAATAATTATCCATAAATATTTTTTTTCTCTCTAACAGTTCTATAGAATAATCTAATGAATCTTCACTTGTTAAACTGTTTTTTTCTATCTCTATTTTGTTACTCTCATCCCAATGATTTAAGCCATTTGCATTACTTTTTAAATACTCGTCTAATCCTTTGCTTATTATGTTTTTTAGCTCTTCTTTTGTTGGAATTTTTATTAAACTATTTGGTATATCTACAAATTCTGTATTTAGTGATATAAGGTATGTTCCGTTCGTTTTTACAAAACCTGCCTGAATAAATTCTTTTAAGATATATTTCCCTTTTTCTCCTGTTGAATCAAATATCTCTTTCCATGATAATTTTGTTAAAATTGCCTCTGTCCCAAATAGTTCATATCCATTCATTCTGCTAAATCCTGCTACTCCTACTCCGTTCCATATTACTGTTTTTGATATGTTTTCTGCTCCTATTACTGATACGTATTGAGATAAGCCTCCGCCTAAGCTGTGCCCTGTTATTGATATTGTTTTGTGTTGATTATTTGGTGCATTTAATATTTTATTATAAAAATCTTCCGCTAATTTAAATTGTATCCCTGGCATTCCACATACTATTTGACCATTTGTATATATATGTTCTTCCATAAAATTCTTAAAACTTTTTTTCCCGCCTACCTCTTTATCTGTTCCTCTATACGCTATTACTATTTCATTGTCTTTTTCAAATGCTGCTGCATAAAATCCTTCATATTGAGCTTTTATATCTTCATGTTTCCCTTCGTATTCTCTTTTATATTTACTTAAATCAAATCCTTCTAATAACTTCCATCCTTCCATTCTTTCAGTAAAGTAGTTCCATCTTTGTTGACGTTCTGAATTGTTAAAATGGTGTTTTAATAAAATATCTTTTAATGGGTTATTATTATCTTTATCCTCATACCTCTCATACGCCAAATCCGCCAATACTAAAAATTCTAAATCTTTTACATTTCCTCTTTCCATTTTTACTCACTCTCCTATTTTTATTTTTTGTAATTTCTTCTATAACCTAACAATTTTTCTATATCTTTTATTGATTTTATCTTATAATAATCCTGTTCTTCTATTCGAAGCCCAGCATAATTTTTTTTCCAATATTCCGTTACATCAAATTCGCTTGTCCAACTTGAAAACCAATTACTTACTTTCAATATATGGTCTATATCTTTATCTTTAAAAAAATCTTCATCATATATATTTATTGTTATACTTGCCCACTCTAAATTCTGATTTTTCAAATATTTAAACAGTTCCCATACTTCTTTTATAAAGGCTTCTTTCTTCTTTTTTGTGCTTACTACATCTTCAAAAATTAATATAAATATATTTACATGCATTTTATTTGGAATATTTTCAAAAAAGAAATCAAATTTTTTCCTTTTCAAAATTTTTAGTACCTCTCTTTTTTCATCATAGATATGTATTCCCATATTTCCCCAAAAATAAAGTTTTTTTTCTTTAAATATCTTCTTTATTATTGATTTATAATATATTGTTGTTAAATTTGCTTCTTTTATCGAAGAATAATTTTCAATAACCCTTTCTTTTGGATCTTTTTTGACAAACGCAAAAAATGTCTCCTTATCTATATTATTCTCTTTTGGATATACCTCCAATACCCATTTACTTCTCTTGCCATCATAAAATATTCTCCTTATCTCAAATTTTTCATCATATCTTGTTTCTAATTCATTCATTACTAATGACTTTATTCTTGCTTTTTCTTTTTTATTTTCACATCCTGTTAATAAAGTTGATGTTACTAATAATAGCAGAATAAATAACAATATTCTTCTTTTCATCTTCTCAGCTCCTCTTTTTATTTTTTTGTTATCTATGATTTTAAAACTTAATTCTAATATTAAATTTTTTAATATCTTAATTAAATTTAAAAATCTTGTTATCTATTTCCAATTCTTTATTGTAGATTATTCCTTTATTTTCCTCT is a window from the Haliovirga abyssi genome containing:
- a CDS encoding PTS sugar transporter subunit IIA, with product MGVLKNIINKELIITKCKITDKEELFEKIAGLVLSKGYIEDKDVFLKEIWERENQMSTEIAKGIGMPHIKSDIVKKDFIVVIISKDGIKYGGFNKKVNLIFCIGVGKDSKTYLNIMAKIARFLSKEEIKKSLINSDVPEDVIKLISDFEKVEIVKTKEQKDKYLATIIINKVIEFDKVMELAIETGLVNPTIIDSTYGIRKMFFDIPFLNSFALFSDKNISSKILIGITEDKEYAQRLVGVLKNEGIDIEQEGKGIIFLQKLEDVVGGNDESIEI
- a CDS encoding CBS domain-containing protein; this encodes MKTIKIKDVRNKITKPLIVEKGKKIEEVANLFLDNKINRTIYVINSKKEMVGYITLKKAVKRLLIDMIDSDFYLKSGNENFYSLSKFASANIVDDIMETDYIGISDKDSLDTAVKIMYKFDVQELPVMNENREVIGDLNVLEIIIGWKKIKEEEK
- a CDS encoding cation:proton antiporter, whose amino-acid sequence is MEISQHLLAHVAIIIILAKIFSGISTKYKQPPVVGMLLIGLLIGPTGFDLIKTNVIIEFFSEIGVILLLFEAGLETDMEGMKKSGKSALIISTNGVIVPFISGILLAKAFHMPLNEVLVIGVIMTATSVSVTVMTLLDMKKFRTVEGMNIMGAAILDDVIGIILLTFIFSFLGQGDKNAMGILGDMVIYVAIASFIAFFVLNKVFEYSRKSSSEDTEVSMGLALSFLYSWGAKISGMAAITGSYFAGLAIGQTKSKNKVDQGIKEIGQSIFVPMFFINIGLTTNLRNGKFNLYFALIFVLVAMISKIVGGSLGAKFSGFNIKRSVAIGIGLVPRGEVALVVANMAMAKHIIGDTVFGAVVLMVIVSAITTPFMLKAAFKN